From a single Calonectris borealis chromosome 19, bCalBor7.hap1.2, whole genome shotgun sequence genomic region:
- the LOC142090739 gene encoding uncharacterized protein LOC142090739: MVPVAFPGPCGVSGSEAPRRAETRSSSLSDPQVKDEDKSLAVKRPGKEDGASESPKDATSAPPNPEAPNPEPPKSPEPPPGQGKSPEPVLNGAAMNGLEAPAAEAQGDDGQGLSRRRVVRVVRKVVRKVLPGEDAGSAKELGRDAKSPEPVPPPRKEETGRPAIPAPPAAPPPPAVPATPAKPEPKDEISAGLKTLMAKGKTKEHRPRLRPGDRREEKSPEPAGGDAKPSLSPGAEAKTEPLVQPSGRKAEPAKASAPKPTAMERHKVPVCTRRGML; encoded by the exons ATGGTCCCGGTGGCTTTTCCTGGTCCCTGTGGCGTTTCCGGCAGCGAGGCCCCGCGGCGGGCTGAAACGCGCTCCTCTTCTTTGTCTGACCCTCAGGTCAAGGACGAGGACAAATCCTTAGCTGTTAAAAGACCCGGGAAGGAGGATGGGGCT TCAGAGAGCCCGAAGGATGCGACGTCTGCACCCCCGAATCCCGAGGCCCCGAATCCTGAGCCCCCGAAGAGCCCCGAGCCGCCCCCTGGGCAAGGGAAGAGCCCGGAGCCGGTGCTGAACGGGGCGGCCATGAACGGGCTGGAGGCCCCGGCCGCCGAGGCGCAGGGGGATGACGGCCAGGGGCTGTCGCGCCGCAGGGTGGTCCGGGTGGTGCGCAAGGTGGTCCGCAAAGTCCTGCCAGGGGAGGACGCCGGCAGTGCCAAGGAGCTGGGGCGAGACGCCAAGTCTCCGGAGCCGGTGCCACCccccaggaaggaggagacgggCCGTCCCGCCATCCCagctccccccgccgcgccgcctccccccgccgtgCCGGCAACCCCCGCCAAGCCGGAGCCCAAGGATGAGATCTCAGCGGGGCTCAAAACCCTGATGGCGAAGGGCAAAACCAAAGAGCACCGGCCGCGGCTCCGGCCGGGAGACAGGCGGGAGGAGAAGTCCCCCGAGCCGGCCGGGGGGGATGCGAagccgtccctgtccccaggcgCCGAAGCCAAGACAGAGCCGTTGGTGCAGCCTTCGGGAAGGAAAGCGGAGCCGGCAAAGGCATCTGCTCCGAAACCCACCGCCATGGAGAGGCACAAGGTACCGGTGTGTACACGGCGGGGGATGCTCTAA